The following nucleotide sequence is from Tardiphaga alba.
AATGCCGGCGTCTCCGGCGGCCTCGTGCCGCTGCTCGAACAGACCGTCGAACAATGGCAGGAAATCCTGCGCATCAACCTGATCGGACCATTCCTGGCCATCAAGCATGCGATGCCGCATATGGTGCAGCAGGGCCATGGCTCCATCGTGCTCACCGCCTCGGTCGCGGGCCTGAAGTCCGGCGCATCCGGCCATCCTTATGCGTCCAGCAAAGCCGGCGTCATCAGCCTGGTGCAGACCACTGCCTATTCCCTCTCCGGCACCGGCGTGCGCATCAATGCGGTGTGCCCCGGCCTGATCGAAACCGGCATGACCAAGCCGATCTTCGACAACGCCAAGGAGCGCGGCACGCAGGGCAAGATCGGCCAGCTCAATCCGCTCAAGCGCGCCGGCCAGCCGCATGAGCTGGCGGCGATGGGCCTGTTCCTCGCCAGCGACGAAGCGTCCTATGTGAACGGCCAGGCGATCCCCGTGGATGGCGGCCTCACCGCGTCGATGCCCTATGCGGGCAAGCCGATCTAGGCGTCGCCCGGCCTGCGATGGCCCACCAATACGGCCATCGCCGCGACAGACTGCACCGCGACGCCGATCAAGATCGGCGTCGCATAGCCGCCGGTCAGATCGCGCAACAGGCCCATCGCCACCGGCCCGAATGAATTGACGATGCCGGCGATCCCCATGACCAGACCCAGTGCCACGCCGAAATCACGCGGCACAAACTCGCGCTGGGTGATCAGCACCGGCAGCGTGACCAGATTTCCGATCGAGAAACCGAACACGGCGCAGGCGACCAACAGCGCATCGAGGTTGGTCGATGATGCGATCACCGACAGCGCCACCGCCTGACTGACGATGGACACCGCAGCAGCCCAGCGTGGCCGAATGCGATCGGCGATGAAACTGAGCGCGATACGACCGGTCAATGCCATCGCGGTGGTCACCGACACCGCGCCACCCGCCGATTGAAAACCAATCAGCGGCGTCATGATCGAGACCTGATGCACGATGAAGCCGACCTGTACCACCAGCGCCATGGACATCGGCGCGGTGATCGACCAGAAGCCCTCATCGCGCAGCAGCGTTGCGCGCGTGATCGTCGCAGATGCCGAAACGTCATCTGTCGCAGCATTTTCGCTCGCGGGTGGAAAGCGGATCACGGCGACGACGATCGGCGCCAGCACGATGGCCGCCACGACGGCCGCCATGACGAGCGCCTGACGAAACCCAAAGGCTTCGATCAGCAGCACCAGCCCCGGCGTGAGCAGGATCCCGCTGACCGAAGCGCCGGTGAATGTCAGACTGATCGCCAGCCCGCGCTTGCGATCGAACCACGCGCCGACGATAGCCGCGGCACTGATGGTGCCCAGCCCCACCCATGCCAGTGGAAAGACGATGAACCCGACATAGAGCTGGAGGATGGAATCCGCCGTGGCCAACAATGCCAGACTGACGGCAAGTGCAGCGATGCCTGTCAGCACCAGCGCGCGCGGCCCGATCCAGCGCAGCAATTCACTGACGAACATGGACAGGATGTTGCCCAGCACCAGGCAGAGCGTGCTGCCCGCACCGATCACGCTGACCGGCCAGCCATTCAGCCGATGAAGCTGGGCGATATAGATGCCCTGCCCGTACAGACCGAAGCCGAAGATCGTGATCTGCAGCAGAAACACGACGGCGACAATGCGCCATCCCTCATAGCGCAACGATCGCTCATCGACCGCTGCCGCGTCCCCCACATCATGCGCCTGCATGCCCGCCCCAGCGTTCAGCACGCACGCAGAACTACTTTTGGTGGTGCAGAAAAGCCAGCCCCGCAGCGGTCAAGAATTAACGCAGATCGTTACACCCCGTCTGGCGGCGATGTGGGCGTGTTGGTCACCAGCAGGCGATTGCGCACGCGCTCGCGGTGGAATGTGTAGATGCCCGACAGCACGATGATCGTCGCGCCGACGATCATCGCTGCATCGGGCACGTCGCCGAAGATGAAATAGCCCAGCAGCATGGCATAGAGCATCTGCGAATAGCGCATCGGCGCCACCGAGGAGACATCGCCGACGCGCAGCGCAAGGATGCCGCACTGGAAGCCGATCAGCGTCATCACCGCCGCCAGCGCCAGCAACATCAGCAGTTGCGGCGATGGCACGCTCCAATCGCCATGCACCGCCGTGAAGAACGCACCGGCCAGGGCCACGGCGATGGTGGTGAGGAATGTCACGAACAGCGTCGGGATGCCGGCCGGGATTTGCTTGGTGACGAGATCGCGCATCGCATAGAAGCCGACCGAGAGCAGCGCCACCAGGGTGAACTGGCTGAAACCATCGGCGCCCGGCCTCACGATGATCAGCACGCCGATGAAACCCGCGGCAATCGCCAGCCAGCGACGCCAGCCCACGGGCTCGCCAAGCAGCAGCACGGCGCCGCAGGTAATGATCAGCGGCATCGACTGCACGATCGCCGTGACATTGGCGAGCGGCAGCGAACTGACCGCCACCAGAAACAGCGCGGAGCCGCCGATCTCGCCGCCGATGCGCAGCGACACCGGCCATGCCAGCAGCACACGCAGCGACCGCAGCGCGCCCTGATGCACCACCAGCGCGCCGATCAGCACGCTGGCGAACAGTCCGCGCAGCATCATCACCTGGCTGAAATGGAGATGGGCCGTCAGGAATTTGGCGAGGGCATCATTGATGCTGAAACTGGCCATGGAAACCGCCATCAGCAGGATTCCACGCAGATTGGGAGAGAGAGGCAAAACGTCGTCCGGAACATATCGAAATGCCGCAGCGGAAAATCGCTGCAGCGCAGCATGCTCTGTGCGCGACGCCGCTTGTGAGGTCAAGACAAAGCCATGCGCATGCCCCGCTTACATTCTGGGCATAGGTAACGCGGCACGTGTCAGACGCCTTCGGTCGGCGGCGCAGATGCTTTGGCTGCCACCAGCAATTCACGATTGCGGACGCGCTCGCGGTGAAAGGCATAGAGGCCGGAGCCCACGATCACCGATGCGCCGATGATCATCCAGCGATCCGGAACATCGCCGAAGATGAGATAGCCGAGTCCCATGGCCCATAGCAGTTGCGTGTAGCGGAACGGCGCCACGGCCGAGATCTCCCCTGCCCGCAACGCAATGATGATGCACTGATAGCCGATCAGCACCAGGACGGCGGCAAGCAACAGGAAGCCCATGCTGCTGTTCGACATCGGCGTCCAGCCGCCGAGCGGCACGATCAGGCAGCCACCGACAATGGTGACGACGAAGGTCGTCAGCAGGGTCACGAAGACCGAGGGAATGTCCTTCGGAATGCGGCTGGTGGCGAGATCGCGGATGACGCAGAAGCACACCGAGATCATCGCCAGCACCGAGAACTGATTGAAATTGTCGGCGCCCGGCCGCACCACGATCAGCACGCCAATGAAGCCGGCAACAATGGCCAGCCAGCGCCGCCATCCCACCGGCTCGCCGAAGATCAATGCCGCGCCCAGCGTGATGGCCAGCGACAGCGACTGGAAGATCGCCGATGTATTGGCCAGCGGCATATGGGTGATCGAGGCGAGGAATGTCGCCGTGCCGCCGATTTCGCCGAGCACGCGCAGCGCCACCGGCAACCTGAACAGCACGCTGACCGGCCGCAGCGCCTGTTGATACCAGGCCAGCGCAAACACCAGCACGATGGAGATCGCGCCGCGCACCAGCATGACCTGACCGAAATTCATCTCCGCGGTGAGATATTTCGTAAGGGCGTCGTTCATGCTGAAACCCGCCATGGCCACGGCCATCATCAGGCTTCCGCGCATATTGGGAGAGAGAGGCAAGGTTTCCGCCGGGATGTTTCTTGGAGCGCCGCTGGATGGCGGCCGGTATCAGCGCGAGAGGATCACTTTCATCTGCACCAAAAGCACGACTCGAACCAGACCGCGTGCGCGCCGGTGACCTGCGCAGATCTGCATGGCGCGCACTACGGCCCGTCGGTCGGTGTGCTGCCCGTCTTCGCGGCCAGTAGCATTTCGCGGTTGCGAACATGCTCGCGATGGAAGGTGTAGAGACCGGACGCCACGATAATCGATGCGCCCAAAATCATCGCACTATCGGGCACATCACCGAAAATGAAATAGCCGAGCAGCATGGCCCACAGCAGCTGCGTGTAGCGAAACGGCGCCACGGCGGAAATGTCGCCAACGCGGAGCGCCATGATCACGCATTGATAGCCGATCAGCACGAGCACGGCGGCGACCACCAGTAGCGCAAGCGCCGGAACGGATGGCGTCGACCAGCCGCCGAGCGGCATCATCAGCAGGCCGCCGACCGCGGTCATGGAAATTGTCGTCAACAACGTTACGAACAGTGCCGGGACTTCTGCGGGAATCTGCTTGGTGGCGAGATCGCGCAACGCATAGAACGCCACCGAACAGAGCGCCAGCAATGTGAACTGATTAAATCCGGCCGCGCCGGGCTTGACGATAATCAGCACGCCAATGAAGCCCGCAGCAATCGCCAGCCAGCGCCGCCAGCCCACCCGTTCGCCGAATAGCAGGACCGCGCCGAGCGTGATCGCCAGCGGCTGCGACAGGATGATGGCCGACACGTTGGCCAGCGGCAGATGCGTGATCGCCTGCAGAAAGAAGATCGTGCCGACGACCTCGCCGATGATGCGCAGCGCCACCGGCCGCACCAACAGCACACGCAATGGCCGCAGCGCGCCGCGCTGGGCGGCCAATGCTGTGATCAACGTCCCCGCGACGATGCCGCGGATCAGCACCAGCTGCCCGAAATTCATCTGCGGCAGCAGGAATTTCGAGATCGCATCGGTGGCGCAGAACGTCGCCATGGCACCAGCCATGAACAAACTTCCGGTGAGATTGGGAGACAGCGCCAAGATGACCGCCGGGACAAGATGCGTCAATGCGTAGCCCGGATGGAGCGAAGCGCAATCCGGGGAAAGGCACATCAAAAGATCGCCGGTCCCCGGGTTACGCTTCGCTCCACCCGGGCTACAATTTCGCGCTATTTCGCGCCGGCGAGCTGCGCGTATTTCCACGACGCCTGCGCCAGCGGCACGGTGCGCTTGGCGGATTCCATCGCCTTGGCCGACGACGCGGTGCCGTCGCGGACACGGCCCGCGATGCCCTGCAGAATGCCCGTAAGCCGGAACAGGTTGTAGCAATAGTACCAGTTCAGGTCCGGTACGTCCTTGCGACCGGCATAGTCGCAATAGATTTTTGCGGCTTCATCCATGGTCGGAATGTCGAGCGCCTTGTAATCGAGGTTTTCAAGGCCCGGCATGATCCACTGCATCAAAAGATAGGTGAAGTCGGCCATGGGATCGCCGAGGGTCGACAGCTCCCAGTCGAGCACAGCCTGCACCTTCGGCTGCGTCGCATTGAACACCATATTGTCGATGCGGTAGTCGCCATGCACCACTGACACCCGCTCCTGCTCCGGCACGGAGGTCGGCAGCCATTCGATCAGCCGCTCCATTTCCGGAATGAGCTGCGTCTCGGAGGCGCGATACTGCTTGGTCCAGCGATCGACCTGCCGCGCAAAATAATTGCCGGGACGGCCGAAGTCGCCGAGCCCGATCTTTTCGGGATCGTAGCTGTGCAATTGCGCCAGCGTTTCGATCTTCGAGGTGAAGATCGCGCGGCGCTCGCTCTTGTCGACATTCGGCAGCGCGGGATCCCAGAAGATGCGGCCGTCTTCCATCGACATGACGTAGAAGGCCGAGCCGATCACATCGTCATCGGTGCAAAGCGCATAGGCCTTGGCGACAGGGAAACCCTGCTTGCCCAGTGCGGCAATCACCTTGTATTCGCGATCCACCGCATGCGCTGAGGGCAGCAGCTTGCCGAACGGCTTGCGCCGCATCACATAGGAGCGCTTCGGCGTGTTCAGCCGATAGGTCGGGTTGGACTGGCCGCCCTTGAATTGCAGCACGGTGAGCGGGCCCTCATAGCCCTCCACATTCTCGCGCATCCAGGCTTCGAGACGAATCTCATCGAAGCGATGCCGGTCTTCGACCGGCCGCGTGCCGTTATACTCGTCGTCGCGCTTCACACCATCGGTCACGTTGCTTCCTCGTTTCTTCTTATCCAGGCTGGCGACGCAAGACGCTTGAAAGCGTGTCGCGTCGCGCCCGGAACACCGTTTCTTAGTGCTTCGCCTCGTTGGCGTATTTCTTCAGTTCGAGCCGGGCGATGGCACGATTATGCACCTCATCCGGGCCGTCGGCCAGACGCATGGTGCGCATGGACGCATAGTCGCGGGCGAGGCCTGCATCGTCGGACACACCGGCACCGCCGAACGCCTGGATCGCATTGTCGATGATCTTCAGCGCCATGTTCGGACCTGAAACCTTGATCATGGCGATTTCGAGCTGCGCGGTCTTGTTGCCCACCTTGTCCATCATGTCGGCGGCCTTGAGGCAGAGCAGACGGTTCATCTCGATATCGGTGCGGGCCTGCGCGATGCGCTCCTCCCAGACCGAAAATTCGATGACCTTGCGGCCGAAGGCCGTGCGCGACTGCAGGCGACGCACCATCTTCTCCAGCGCTTCCTCGGCCTTGCCGATGGTGCGCATGCAGTGATGGATGCGGCCCGGACCGAGGCGGCCCTGTGCGATCTCGAAGCCGCGGCCTTCGCCGAGCAGGATATTCTCCTTCGGCACGCGCACGTTTTCGAGCAGCACCTGGGCATGGCCGTGCGGCGCATCATCATAGCCGAACACGGGCAGCATCTTCTCGACAGTGATGCCGGGCGTATCGAGCGGCACCAGGATCTGCGACTGCGCCTGATGCTTGGCGGCCGACGGATCGGTCTTGCCCATCAGGATCGCGATCTTGCAGCGGGGATCGCCGACACCCGACGACCACCACTTGCGGCCGTTGATCACATAGTGATCGCCGTCGCGCTCGATGCGGGTCTCGATATTGGTCGCGTCCGACGATGCGACCGCCGGCTCGGTCATCAGGAAGGCGGAGCGGATCTCGCCGTTCATCAGCGGCTTCAGCCACTTCTGCTTCTGCTCCTTCGAGCCGTAGCGCATGAACACTTCCATATTGCCGGTGTCAGGCGCCGAGCAGTTGAACACTTCCGATGCCCAGCCGATATGGCCCATCTGTTCGGCCAGCAGCGCATATTCGAGATTGCTCAGTCCCGCGCCGTGGAATTCGTCGTCTTCATGCGACGACGGCGGCATGAACATGTTCCAGAGGCCTTCGGCCTTCGCCTTCTGCTTCAGTTCCTCGACGATCGGAATGACCTTCCAGCGCTCGCCAGCTTCGTCCTGCTGACGATAGATCGGCACCGCGGGGCGGACATGCTTGGTCATGAAGGAGGACACGCGCTCGAGCCATTCGCGCTGGCGGTCCGACATCGTGAAATCCATGGGGCGTTCCTCTTTGTTCTTCAAAATCTTTGGCAGCACTGTTGTCCCGTCGATGCACCTCCGCAAGCGAAAAATACGAGCGGATTGTCGCTCGCAACTCGCAGCGGCCGCGCGTCGCGGGGGCGACGGCGTGACGCGGAGATGACGACAATGCAGCGACATCGCGCTGCAGATTGACATTCCGCCCACTCAAACGATAGTTTCATACACGTGTTTGAAAAGCAATCACCCTGCTCCGCGCCATCTGCATGAGGCCATGTCTCGCCAGAGCGGATTGCACGGGAAGGAATTTGCCTGGGATCGACGCATGGCCGCAGACCGCACGCGCACTGCCATCATCACCGCCGCCGAACGGCTTTACGCCGAGCGCGGCTTTGCGGATGTGACGATGCGCGACATCGTCGCTGCCGCCGACGTCAATCTCGCCGCGGTGAACTATCACTTCGGCTCGAAGGACGAGTTGATCGCCGAACTGTTCGTGACGCGCAGCATCGCCACCAATCGCGAACGCCTGCGCGAATTGAAGGCGGCGGAAGAAGCCGGCAATGGCCGCGCCACCGCGCAGGAGATTTTCGCCGCTCTGGTCGGCCCGACGCTGCGCGGCTGTCTCGGCGAGGCGAAACAGCGCTCCGATGCGGCGCGCTTCATGATCCGCGCCTCGATCGAGAGCGTGCCGCCGATCCGCAAGATCAAGAATCGCGAGGTCGATCACCTCAAGCGCTTCGCCGCTGCCCTGCGCCGCACGTTGCCCGATCACGATCCCGCGGACATCTTCTGGGCGCTGCATTTCGCCCTCGCCATGGCCCACCAGACCATCCGCGACACCGAACGCCTCACGCGCATGTCGGACGGGCTATGCGATCTCGATAACGTACAGGCGATCATCGACCGCGTGGTGAGCGTCGCGCTGATGGCCCTGACGGGGAAGCCGGCACGGGCGAAGGCGCGGGCGTAGGCACGCTCCACCTGTCATTACCCGCGAAAGCGGGTAATCTAGTAAACACCGGTTTATGTGCGGCACATGTCCGTCAGTGTCTACTGGATTGCCCGGTCAAGCCGGGCAACGACAGATGTTCCACACCTTCCCTCTTACAACCACGCGATTCGCAGCGTATGCCGCCCTCATGAGCGCACAGGACGCCATCGACTTCGTATCGGACAATATCGCTGAAGTCGGCGAGCTGATGCGCTCGCTGTCCGGTCGTTATGAAGCCATCTTCGGCAACTTTCGTTCGGCTTGCGGCGTCGTCTGCGACCGCGCCGCGGACCTCTCCGAAGCCGCGCGCGACATCGCCGATCTGGCCACCGCGGCCAGCGCCAGCGTCTATGCGCATATCCCGAACCAGCCCGCCCTCGCCTGCAGCAGCGGCTGCGCGGCCTGCTGCCATCTCTATGTTCAGGTGCCACCCGGCATCGCAGGGATGATGGCAGATCACATCGCCACTCACTTCTCGCCATCCGAGCGGGAAACCTTGCACGGCCGGCTGGAGCTTGCCGCCGCCGCTGCCCGCGATGCCGCCGAACTGACGAAACTTCGCCACCGCTGCCCCCTGCTCGGCGACGACAATCGCTGCACGGTCTATGACGTCCGCCCGCTGACCTGCCGCGCCTTTACCTCACGCTCGGTGGCGCGCTGCAACGACCTCGTTTTCGGCGACATCGCGGACGGCTCAGGCGTCGAGCAGAACGCAGCCCATTATCGCATCCACATGGAAGCCACCTTTGCGCTCGAACAGGCAGCGCGAGACCGCGGATTGCCGGCGGAGCAGAAGGGACTAGCCGAGGCGCTGCTGGCGGAGATGGGCTCGCGCTAGAACGTCCCTCAAAACGTCGGCGGCGTACACGCGCTGATGACGTCACATGCCTTCGTCCCGACACAGCGAAACCGGTGCGGCCGTCGGCTCTCGAAGTAATAGGCATCGCCGGGATCGAGGATACGGCGCTCGTCATCGACGATGACTTCCAGCCGGCCCGCAATCACGATGCCGCCCTCCTCGCCGTCATGCACCAGCGGCACGCGGCCGGTGTCGCTGCCGGGCTCGTAACGCTCCTTCAAAATCTGCAGGCTGCGCCCAAATAGATTGTCGCCGATCTGCCGATAGGAAATCGGCCCCTTGCCGATCTCGGTCAGTTCATCCGCCCGATAGAACGCCTTGCGCGGCCGGTCCGGCTCGATGGCGAAGAACTCCGCGAGCCCCATCGGGATGCCGTCCAGGATGCGCTTCAGCGCGCCGACCGACGGGTTCATCTGGTTGGACTCGATCAGCGAGATGGTCGAGTTGGTGACGCCGGCGCGCTTGGCCAGTTCACGCTGGGACAGCTTGTGGCGCCCGCGCACGAAGCGCAGCCGTTCGCCGAGATCGATACTCACGCCATATTCCTGTTGCGGACGTTGCGGATCGAACAAATATGGCTTGGCGTATCCAGCAAAATCAAGAGGTTGAGCAGCTCAAGAAAAGGACTTGTTGCAATGTTACGAACATGATCCAGATGCGAAAATCAGCCGGGTTACACCCCAAGGGAGCGCGCCGTGACCGTCCATCAGATTCCGAACAGCCTGCAACTCGATACTTTCTGGATGCCATTCACGGCCAATCGCCAGTTCAAGGCGGCGCCGCGCATGTTCTCGTCGGCCAAGGGCATGTATTACACCACCGAAGACGGCCGCCAGGTGATCGATGGCTCCGCCGGTCTTTGGTGCACCAATGCCGGCCACGGCCGCCGCGAGATCTCCAGCGCCGTGGAGAAGCAGCTCTCCACCCTCGATTTCGCGCCCGCCTTCCAGATGGGCCATCCGCTGGCTTTCGAATTCGCCAATCGTCTCGCCGAGATCGCCCCTGAAGGCCTCGACCGCATCTTCTTCACCAATTCCGGTTCGGAGTCTGGCGACACCGCGCTGAAGATCGCCATCGCCTATCAGCGCGCCATCGGCCAGGCCACGCGCACGCGCCTGATCGGCCGCGAGCGCGGCTATCATGGCGTCGGCTTCGGCGGCACTTCGGTGGGCGGCATGGTCAACAACCGCCGCGCCTTCGTTTCGGCGCAGCTGCCGGGCATCGACCACATCCGCCACACCCACGATCTCGCGCGTAACGCGTTCTCGAAGGACCTGCCGGAATACGGCGCGGAATTCGCCGATGACGTCGAGCGTCTGGTCGCGCTGCACGGCGCCGACACCATCGCCGCCGTCATCGTCGAGCCCGTCCCCGGTTCGACGGGCGTGTTGCCGCCGCCGAAGGGCTATCTCGAGCGGCTGCGCGAGCTCTGCACCAAGCACGGCATCCTGTTGATTTTCGACGAAGTCATCACCGGCTTCGGCCGCCTCGGCGCGCCCTTCGCATCGCAGTTCTTCGGCGTCACGCCGGATATCATGACCACCGCCAAGGGCATCACCAACGGCACCGTGCCGTGCGGCGCCGTGTTCGCCAGCCGCAAGGTCTATGATGGCCTGATGACCGGCCCGGAAGGCCAGATCGAGCTGTTCCACGGCTATACCTATTCGGCCCATCCGGTCGCCTGCGCCGCCGGCATCGCCACGCTCGACATCTACAAGAACGAAGGCCTGCTCACCCGCGCCGCCAAGATGGCGGACTACTGGCGCGACAGCTTGCATGCGCTGAAGGGCCTGCCCAATGTCATCGACATCCGCAATTGCGGCCTGATGGGCGCCGTCGAACTCGCGCCCCGCAAGGATGCGCCGGGCGCGCGCGGCTATGAAGTGATGGTGGATTGCTTCAACACCGGCCTCTATCTGCGCCAGAGCGGCGACGCCTTCGCGATGTCGCCTCCGCTCACCGTCGAGAAGAACCATATCGACGACATGATGGAAATCCTCAGCGCCGCCATCAAGCGCGTCGCGTAAGCGACAGCAGAACGCACCAAGCAAAACCCCGACGGAGCGAAAGCGCCGTCGGGGTTTTCGTTTTAAGAACCGATTCTGCCGTTCTATACACCGTCATGCCCGGCGAATGCCGGGTACCCACGTCTTTGCAACGGATGAAGACGTGGATGGCCGGGACAAGCCCGGCCATGACGGTGCTTCAATTGACGATGGTCCCTAGCCCCGCGCCGCGATCAGCTGCCGGATGAATTCCGGCGCCTTTGCGCTCGGCAGCCAGCGCGTCACGGCGATCATGTCCGCCTCACGATCGATCCAGATCATGTTGCCGCCGGCGCCCAGCGCATAGACAGCGGTCTCCGGCGCGGCCTTGTTGGCATGCGGGCCGCGGTTCAGCCACCACAGGAAACCGTAATTCGGCTGGTTCGCCGACTGCGCCCACATGGCATCGATCCAGCCCTGCGACAGCAGCCGCTTGCCATTCCAATCGCCGCCGCGCGCCATCAACAGGCCGAAGCGCGCATGGTCGTCGGCGCCGATGAACATGCCACCGCCCCAATGCCCGCCGCCTGGCACCGACTGCATCCGCTGGCCGTCGATCTCGACCCATGAATTGTCGTAACCGGCCCAGCTCCAGTTTTTCGACGCGCCGATCGGATCCATGATGCGTTCACGCACCACATCCGGCAGTGGCCGCTTGAACAGGTTGAGCAGCGAGAACGACAGCAGGTTCACGCGCACATCGTTATATTCGTAGAATGTGCCCGGCGCCTGCAGCTCGCGCAGCTCGCCCTTGCGGCTGTTGTCGGCATTCGGCGCGACCAGACGGTTGTGGTCGATCTGATCCGGCTTGCCGAACATCTCGCCGCGCCATTCGCTGGTCTGCTCCAGCAGGTGCCGCCAGGTGACCTTGCCGTTATGCGCATCGGCAAACAGCGGCCCTGGCACGCGCTGGCCCACGGGCTCGTCGATATCGCCGATCAACCCGTCATCCACCGCGAGACCCGTGAGGACTGCGAGATAGCTCTTGGCAATGGAGAAGGTCATATCCGCGCGCGCGATGTCGCCCCACGACGCCAGCAGGTGGCCGCCTTGCAGCACCATGCCCGCGGGCCACCGCGCTCCTTCACCGGCCCCAGCACCGCGCTCCATGGCCCGGTTTCATTCCAGTCCACGTTCGGCGCATAGCGGCCGTCATCGTAATAGAAGCCGCGCGGCCACGGCGTCTCGTTGTCCTGCGCAAAACCCACGGCTGCCGCCAGCTTGTCCGGCGCATAGCCGGCCTGTTGTGGATCGATCTTGTCCCAGGCGTTTCCGCTGGCCGGGAAATAAGGTTGGTCAGTCATGGAGAATTCAAGCTCACTCTGGACAACACGCCACGTTTATTGACCGGATAGGCAGCGGCGGCAACCTATCAACACGTGAGCTGTTGCAGAGAACACGGCGGGAGCGGAAGACGGGACCTACAAGGTCCCGCCCTCTCCGGCAGTTGCCTAGACTTCCAGCTTATCGCCGCCCTTCAGGTCGAGCATCGCACGCGCCTCATCCGGCGTTGCGATTTCGAGGCCGAGACCTTCGACGATCTTGCGCGCCAGCGTGACCTGCTCGGCATTGGACGACGCCATCCGTCCCGGCGCGGCCCATAGCGAATCCTCCAGGCCGACCCGGATATT
It contains:
- a CDS encoding SDR family NAD(P)-dependent oxidoreductase translates to MGRLAGKSVVITGAGSGIGRAAAQLFASEGASLIIVDRSDSIHDTAKLVSDAGGTVQAVSADAGSENDVKAFIDKAVSTYGKLDAIWANAGVSGGLVPLLEQTVEQWQEILRINLIGPFLAIKHAMPHMVQQGHGSIVLTASVAGLKSGASGHPYASSKAGVISLVQTTAYSLSGTGVRINAVCPGLIETGMTKPIFDNAKERGTQGKIGQLNPLKRAGQPHELAAMGLFLASDEASYVNGQAIPVDGGLTASMPYAGKPI
- a CDS encoding MFS transporter; this encodes MQAHDVGDAAAVDERSLRYEGWRIVAVVFLLQITIFGFGLYGQGIYIAQLHRLNGWPVSVIGAGSTLCLVLGNILSMFVSELLRWIGPRALVLTGIAALAVSLALLATADSILQLYVGFIVFPLAWVGLGTISAAAIVGAWFDRKRGLAISLTFTGASVSGILLTPGLVLLIEAFGFRQALVMAAVVAAIVLAPIVVAVIRFPPASENAATDDVSASATITRATLLRDEGFWSITAPMSMALVVQVGFIVHQVSIMTPLIGFQSAGGAVSVTTAMALTGRIALSFIADRIRPRWAAAVSIVSQAVALSVIASSTNLDALLVACAVFGFSIGNLVTLPVLITQREFVPRDFGVALGLVMGIAGIVNSFGPVAMGLLRDLTGGYATPILIGVAVQSVAAMAVLVGHRRPGDA
- a CDS encoding DMT family transporter, with the translated sequence MAVSMASFSINDALAKFLTAHLHFSQVMMLRGLFASVLIGALVVHQGALRSLRVLLAWPVSLRIGGEIGGSALFLVAVSSLPLANVTAIVQSMPLIITCGAVLLLGEPVGWRRWLAIAAGFIGVLIIVRPGADGFSQFTLVALLSVGFYAMRDLVTKQIPAGIPTLFVTFLTTIAVALAGAFFTAVHGDWSVPSPQLLMLLALAAVMTLIGFQCGILALRVGDVSSVAPMRYSQMLYAMLLGYFIFGDVPDAAMIVGATIIVLSGIYTFHRERVRNRLLVTNTPTSPPDGV
- a CDS encoding DMT family transporter produces the protein MMAVAMAGFSMNDALTKYLTAEMNFGQVMLVRGAISIVLVFALAWYQQALRPVSVLFRLPVALRVLGEIGGTATFLASITHMPLANTSAIFQSLSLAITLGAALIFGEPVGWRRWLAIVAGFIGVLIVVRPGADNFNQFSVLAMISVCFCVIRDLATSRIPKDIPSVFVTLLTTFVVTIVGGCLIVPLGGWTPMSNSSMGFLLLAAVLVLIGYQCIIIALRAGEISAVAPFRYTQLLWAMGLGYLIFGDVPDRWMIIGASVIVGSGLYAFHRERVRNRELLVAAKASAPPTEGV
- a CDS encoding DMT family transporter; translation: MAGAMATFCATDAISKFLLPQMNFGQLVLIRGIVAGTLITALAAQRGALRPLRVLLVRPVALRIIGEVVGTIFFLQAITHLPLANVSAIILSQPLAITLGAVLLFGERVGWRRWLAIAAGFIGVLIIVKPGAAGFNQFTLLALCSVAFYALRDLATKQIPAEVPALFVTLLTTISMTAVGGLLMMPLGGWSTPSVPALALLVVAAVLVLIGYQCVIMALRVGDISAVAPFRYTQLLWAMLLGYFIFGDVPDSAMILGASIIVASGLYTFHREHVRNREMLLAAKTGSTPTDGP
- a CDS encoding phosphotransferase family protein, with product MTDGVKRDDEYNGTRPVEDRHRFDEIRLEAWMRENVEGYEGPLTVLQFKGGQSNPTYRLNTPKRSYVMRRKPFGKLLPSAHAVDREYKVIAALGKQGFPVAKAYALCTDDDVIGSAFYVMSMEDGRIFWDPALPNVDKSERRAIFTSKIETLAQLHSYDPEKIGLGDFGRPGNYFARQVDRWTKQYRASETQLIPEMERLIEWLPTSVPEQERVSVVHGDYRIDNMVFNATQPKVQAVLDWELSTLGDPMADFTYLLMQWIMPGLENLDYKALDIPTMDEAAKIYCDYAGRKDVPDLNWYYCYNLFRLTGILQGIAGRVRDGTASSAKAMESAKRTVPLAQASWKYAQLAGAK
- a CDS encoding acyl-CoA dehydrogenase family protein; translation: MDFTMSDRQREWLERVSSFMTKHVRPAVPIYRQQDEAGERWKVIPIVEELKQKAKAEGLWNMFMPPSSHEDDEFHGAGLSNLEYALLAEQMGHIGWASEVFNCSAPDTGNMEVFMRYGSKEQKQKWLKPLMNGEIRSAFLMTEPAVASSDATNIETRIERDGDHYVINGRKWWSSGVGDPRCKIAILMGKTDPSAAKHQAQSQILVPLDTPGITVEKMLPVFGYDDAPHGHAQVLLENVRVPKENILLGEGRGFEIAQGRLGPGRIHHCMRTIGKAEEALEKMVRRLQSRTAFGRKVIEFSVWEERIAQARTDIEMNRLLCLKAADMMDKVGNKTAQLEIAMIKVSGPNMALKIIDNAIQAFGGAGVSDDAGLARDYASMRTMRLADGPDEVHNRAIARLELKKYANEAKH
- a CDS encoding TetR/AcrR family transcriptional regulator: MAADRTRTAIITAAERLYAERGFADVTMRDIVAAADVNLAAVNYHFGSKDELIAELFVTRSIATNRERLRELKAAEEAGNGRATAQEIFAALVGPTLRGCLGEAKQRSDAARFMIRASIESVPPIRKIKNREVDHLKRFAAALRRTLPDHDPADIFWALHFALAMAHQTIRDTERLTRMSDGLCDLDNVQAIIDRVVSVALMALTGKPARAKARA